GTTTCTCATCACTTAAATCCGATTTCTCTTATTTCTTAATCTAAATTACTTGAATGGGTTGATTAATCTCCTTATACATTACGCAATTCATGGATGTTATTGTTTGGGTGTTTTGATTTTAGTTTCTTATCTTCGATTTTGGTCCTTTTTTGAAAGAGGGAAAATTGACAAATAGATTCGTTTTTGTTGTTTTCCGATTCAAAGGTTTGGTTTTTTGTCAAATCTTCTTCTTTCTTTGTTTGTGCTCTGATTATAAACTTCTTTTCTGTGATTGTAGGTATGTCTGAGGAGTTACCAAAGCGGTTGTTTAAGCCGGGTGAAGAGACCGAAGTGCATCAGATCAATAACAACTGCAAGATGGTACGCTATTTCAAAAGATTGATGGAGTGGTTGCCAAAGGAGTTGGAGACAGTGAAGAAAGATCCTGTTTTTGCTCAGATTTTTAAGCTGTTCGATAATGGTTTGGGATTCTCGGCGAGAGTGATACACGGCTTCTTGTGTAGGGAGCTGTTGACTTACAAAGATCATGAGCTCTGGTTTGTCTTTGCGAGAAGACCTCTCCGATTTTCATTGCTTGAGTTCCACGCAGTTACCGGGCTTCAGTGCGATACTAGTCTCTCACTTAAGGAGTTGGTTGACTGGGATGATGATGGTGGTTTCTGGAGCTTAGTGATCAGGACAAATAAGGGGATTTCTATTTTCGAGCTGTGGGAACATCACAGGGCAGCTGTTAAGAAGTGGAGTAATGCTGATCGAATCAGGCTGGTGTATCTTTGCATCATTGTTTGTATGGTTTGCGGGAGAGATGAGAAGGCACCTATCCCCATCAAGTACGTGAAGTTGGTGATGGATCTTGAGCAGGTTCGAAACTACCCTTGGGGAGTTGCTTCTTTTGACCTTCTATGCGAGTCAATAGCTGAAAAACGAGATAAACTGAAGGAGAATCCAAAGAGTTACGTGTTAGATGGCTTCACCTACGGTCTTCAGATATGGGCTATGGAAGCAATACCAAAGCTTGGAAAGCTCTGTGGAAGAAAACTGAACAAAAGTTTTAAGAACGGTCCTAGATGTGTAAACTGGATGGGAGCTGCAAAGATTTCGTACGAGGAGCTCAACAAGTTGGAGAACATCTTAACACCCAAGGTAAATATTTATTTTAACAAGTAGTAAAACAAACAAATGTTTGTATTAATGATTGACTCTTTTCACCTTTCTTGTGTAGGATGACATATATCCATACATCTCGTGGACAGGGAATTATACAGTGTGTGAAAGTCTTCAATTTAGCAGACGAGATGAGGTGGAGGATGATAGAGTCAAGCTTCTCATGCAGATGATAATGAAGCAGTTTGACTTCAGTGGTCATAATTGGGAGTACGAAGAGACACCGGTCTTTTCTTTTGGGGTTGATAACAAAGAAGGTGAGAAGGAGAAAGTAGCTACGCATGAGGGAGAAGGTGGGAGTGATGAAGAGCCTAACGACAAGGATGGTGAAGGTGGGAGCGATGAAGCAGCTGGGAGCAATGAAGCAAGTGGGAGCGATGAGGAGTTTCAAACTCCAAAAGGATCAGCAACCATAAGGGCGAAAGATACAAAGGGAAAGAAGAGGCTCCCTGATCGTGGAATGGAAAAAAAGGAAGCATAAGGTCCTACATACTAGACCACAACAGACGCCCTTTGATGAAGATATGAAGACTTTTGTGACGTAGTTGTTTCAGCAAGGTTTTGCAGCGATGGAAGAGAGGCTAGAGAAAAAGATGGATGAAAAATTTGAGGGAGTGCAGTCTGAGCTTAAAAATTCCCGTGGGGATTCAACCGTCCAAGCTGAGCATGGAGATCCATCTGCGAGCAAGACAGCGCCTAGCCACCCATCTTAGCAAGCCAGTGCCTAGCAAGCCAGCGCCTAGCAACCCATCGCCTAGGAAGCCATCTCCAGACGCTCTTCTTCTTCTTCCACCATCAATTTCATCAACATCTCATGTTTCTAAGAAGGTGAGTTTGCGATTACTTGTTTTGATTCTCTTAACCGTAGATTTCTTAAAGTTTCTCATCATTTAAATCCGATTTCTCTTATTTCTTAATATAAATTACTTGAATGTGTTGATTAATCTGCTTATACATTACGCAATTCATGGATGTTATTGTTTGGGTGTTTTGATTTTAGTTTCTTATCTTCGATTTTGGTCCTTTTTTGAAAGAGGGAAAATTGACAAATAGATTCGTTTTTGTTGTTTTCCGATTCAAAGGTTTGGTTTTTTGTCAAATCTTCTTCTTTCTTTGTTTGTGCTCTGATTATAAACTTCTTTTCTGTGATTGTAGGTATGTCTGAGGAGTTACCAAAGCGGTTGTTTAAGCCGGGTGAAGAGACCCAAGTGCATCAGATCAATAACAACTGCAAGATGGTACGCTATTTCAAAAGATTGATGGAGTGGTTGCCAAAGGAGTTGGAGACAGTGAAGAAAGATCCTGTTTTTGCTCAGATTTTTAAGCTGTTCGATAATGGTTTGGGATTCTCGGCGAGAGTGATACACGGCTTCTTGTGTAGGGAGCTGTTGACTTACAAAGATCATGAGCTCTGGTTTGTCTTTGCGAGAAGACCTCTCCGATTTTCATTGCTTGAGTTCCACGCAGTTACCGGGCTTCAGTGCGATACTAGTCTCTCACTTAAGGAGTTGGTTGACTGGGATGATGATGGTGGTTTCTGGAGCTTAGTGATCAGGACAAATAAGGGGATTTCTATTTTCGAGCTGTGGGAACATCACATGGCAGCTGTTAAGATGCAATTGCGGCAAGGCAGTGCATCTTTTCACTTCAACAACTGTCAAAAATCCGGGAAGATTGTTCCATTGTTGTCCGATGGGATCTGAGATGGTTAGTCTGTATTCATATAACCTTGTCGTCGCTCCAATCTAACTGTTTGTTGATGTTAATGATGAAGGACAAAACTCACTTGTTCAAATGGACTGATAAGTCAGTTGTTGAGGAAATTGAAGACTTTCAGGATCTGTTTGATGTGCTGCTAGTGGACAATTCCGAGTTTCAAAAATCAGTATGAGCTTCTGAGACAATGCTGAAACGACATAAGAGTAGACTTGAAGAGATGGAAGATGCAATTGCTCGTTGTGAAGAAAATTCCATCGAATGCATTAGAGAGTTAAGGATCATCAAAGCTTTGTTTGTGTGTTGTTTTGCTATGGTCTTCATGTACCTTACCTATGCATGATGTTCAATTTCTTGTTCTGTTTTTTTCTAAATAAATGTTAGACTATGTTCTTTGATGTTTTTGCTGATTTGCATCGAATATAACAAAAAAAATTGGAAAAATCAAACTGTCAATAGGAAGATTCGATTTGTCTCAACAATGTTGTAAGCAAACANNNNNNNNNNNNNNNNNNNNNNNNNNNNNNNNNNNNNNNNNNNNNNNNNNNNNNNNNNNNNNNNNNNNNNNNNNGGGAATTATACAGTGTGTGAAAGTCTTCAATTTAGCAGACGAGATGAGGTGGAGGATGATAGAGTCAAGCTTCTCATGCAGATGATAATGAAGCAGTTTGACTTCAGTGGTCATAATTGGGAGTACGAAGAGACACCGGTCTTTTCTTTTGGGGTTGATAACAAAGAAGGTGAGAAGGAGAAAGTAGCTACGCATGAGGGAGAAGGTGGGAGTGATGAAGAGCCTAACGACAAGGATGGTGAAGGTGGGAGCGATGAAGCAAGTGGGAGCGATGAGGAGTTTCAAACTCCAAAAGGATCAGCAACCATAAGGGCGAGAGATACAAAGGGAAAGAAGAGGCTCCCTGATCGTGGAATGGAAAAAAGGAAGCATAAGGTCCTACATACTAGACCACAACAGGCGCCCTTTGATGAAGATATGAAGACTTTTGTGACGCAGTTGTTTCAGCAAGGTTTTGCTGCGATGGAAGAGAGGCTAGAGAAAAAGATGGATGAAAAATTTGAGGGAGTGCAGTCTGAGCTTAAAAA
The DNA window shown above is from Brassica oleracea var. oleracea cultivar TO1000 chromosome C3, BOL, whole genome shotgun sequence and carries:
- the LOC106334427 gene encoding uncharacterized protein LOC106334427, which encodes MSEELPKRLFKPGEETEVHQINNNCKMVRYFKRLMEWLPKELETVKKDPVFAQIFKLFDNGLGFSARVIHGFLCRELLTYKDHELWFVFARRPLRFSLLEFHAVTGLQCDTSLSLKELVDWDDDGGFWSLVIRTNKGISIFELWEHHRAAVKKWSNADRIRLVYLCIIVCMVCGRDEKAPIPIKYVKLVMDLEQVRNYPWGVASFDLLCESIAEKRDKLKENPKSYVLDGFTYGLQIWAMEAIPKLGKLCGRKLNKSFKNGPRCVNWMGAAKISYEELNKLENILTPKDDIYPYISWTGNYTVCESLQFSRRDEVEDDRVKLLMQMIMKQFDFSGHNWEYEETPVFSFGVDNKEGEKEKVATHEGEGGSDEEPNDKDGEGGSDEASGSDEEFQTPKGSATIRARDTKGKKRLPDRGMEKRKHKVLHTRPQQAPFDEDMKTFVTQLFQQGFAAMEERLEKKMDEKFEGVQSELKNSRGDSTVQAEHGDPSASKTAPSHPSPSKLAPSKPAHSNPSPRKPSPTKPSPSKPSPRRSKRLVNNH